A stretch of the Hyperolius riggenbachi isolate aHypRig1 chromosome 11, aHypRig1.pri, whole genome shotgun sequence genome encodes the following:
- the LOC137537934 gene encoding vomeronasal type-2 receptor 26-like: protein MAIPALHRSVMANVRRGLEHAVVQQVHVTMASWSSRPSALFYKNFLVFQFAINRFNNDPDFLPNMTLGYHIYDSCNSGNKAMKSALQILSGPGRTSPNYSCTKHKVVGFIGDHFSTTTIPLAHLLSIYGYLQISYGATDSKLNDKHVFPNVFRMLQNDQAIYSFLADILRFFGWTWVGIFASDDESGEKETQTLTGYLTRNGICLEFAIKMSPDLTKSKEKYVYKNIKILEKSSAQVIVFCGTYSIYARNYFNKLNHFLSNRTAILSPSWGLLRLLLNKYLFVFHGSIAFDFGPIKTPNMRNFFNERHPSQDSADKLLEDIWLVYYCCCPAQSRHCHRYAATYSISLRNCTGNEKISDIPEFTYYGLYSRVFAAVFAMAQALNNKQFCLRKYLVKNKLDKKFHAHLHHNLRRLLKENQRNASPMFDHNKELITSYKITNWKNESIDYVGHLDPQMDKVNQLFINTSVITWKTSGSEIPKSQCSENCVPGSRKVLKLGKYHCCYSCVPCPEGEISNSTDSENCLKCDKYETPNESKDTCIPKIEDFLSLTQDSLSIIFISLSICLFFLTTLVFGLFISHQDTPIVKANNKSLSFVLLVSIMLCFLCVFFFLGRPINITCWLRQMTFGIFFTIAVSCVLTKAIMVIIAFKATKPGSAWRNLIGIKMTNCMVFLSSSVQVIICICWSVLSPPFNELDTHSYQNKIIVQCNEGSIISFYSVVGYIGILAVVSFVTAFLVRTLPDSFNEAKCITFSMLVVCSVWIAMIPAYLSTKGKYMVAVEIFAILTSSAGLLVCIFLPKCFIILCRPHLNAKSYLFQKH, encoded by the exons atggccatccctgcacttcaccgctctgtgatggccaatgtcaggagagggctggagcacgccgtGGTTCAacaggtccacgtcaccatggcctcgtggagcagccg TCCATCGGCTTTATTCTATAAGAACTTCCTAGTATTCCAGTTTGCTATCAACAGATTTAATAATGACCCAGATTTTCTACCTAACATGACTCTGGGCTATCATATCTATGACTCAtgtaacagtgggaacaaggccaTGAAGAGCGCCTTACAAATTCTGTCTGGACCGGGACGTACGTCACCTAATTATTCCTGTACTAAACACAAAGTTGTGGGTTTCATTGGAGATCACTTTTCAACTACAACTATTCCCCTTGCACATTTACTGTCAATCTATGGATATTTGCAG ATCAGTTATGGTGCAACAGATTCCAAATTAAATGACAAGCATGTTTTCCCAAACGTCTTCAGGATGCTACAAAATGACCAAGCCATTTACTCCTTTCTAGCCGACATCCTCAGGTTCTTTGGCTGGACCTGGGTTGGAATTTTCGCTTCTGATGATGAGAGTGGAGAAAAAGAAACACAGACTTTAACCGGTTATTTGACCAGGAATGGCATCTGTTTGGAATTTGCCATAAAAATGAGTCCTGATCTCACTAAGAGCAAAGAAAAGTACGTTTATAAAAACATTAAGATCCTGGAAAAATCATCTGCTCAAGTCATTGTGTTCTGTGGAACCTATTCTATATATGCTAGAAATTACTTTAATAAATTAAACCATTTTCTCAGTAATAGAACAGCGATCCTCAGTCCATCTTGGGGACTTCTCAGAttacttttaaacaaataccTATTTGTCTTTCATGGCAGTATAGCTTTTGATTTTGGACCAATTAAAACCCCAAACATGAGGAATTTCTTCAATGAAAGGCATCCTTCACAGGATTCAGCAGACAAGTTACTTGAAGATATTTGGTTGGTATATTATTGTTGCTGCCCAGCACAATCCAGACACTGTCATCGTTATGCCGCCACGTATTCCATATCACTACGTAACTGCACCGGAAATGAGAAGATCTCAGATATACCAGAATTTACATATTATGGACTTTATTCACGTGTGTTTGCTGCAGTTTTTGCAATGGCTCAGGCTCTGAACAATAAGCAGTTTTGTTTAAGAAAATATTTGGTAAAAAACAAGCTGGACAAGAAATTTCACGCACAT CTTCATCACAACTTAAGAAGACTTTTGAAAGAAAACCAGAGAAATGCATCTCCAATGTTTGACCATAATAAAGAATTAATCACATCATATAAGATTACAAACTGGAAGAATGAAAGTATTGACTATGTGGGGCACTTAGATCCACAGATGGACAAAGTCAATCAGCTGTTTATCAACACAAGTGTAATAACATGGAAGACATCTGGCAGTGAG ATTCCTAAATCTCAGTGTTCTGAAAACTGTGTTCCTGGAAGTAGAAAAGTACTAAAACTTGGAAAATACCACTGCTGTTACAGTTGTGTCCCCTGCCCAGAGGGAGAAATATCCAATTCAACAG ACAGCGAAAACTGCTTGAAATGTGATAAATATGAAACGCCCAATGAAAGTAAGGATACATGTATTCCAAAAATTGAAGACTTCTTGTCCTTGACACAGGATTCCCTTTCCATTATATTCATATCTCTATCCATTTGCCTTTTCTTCTTGACTACTTTAGTGTTTGGTCTTTTTATATCCCATCAAGATACCCCTATTGTCAAAGCTAACAACAAGAGTCTCAGCTTTGTTCTCTTGGTCTCCATTATGTTGTGTTTCCTCTGTGTGTTTTTCTTCCTTGGACGGCCCATCAATATAACCTGCTGGCTACGCCAAATGACTTTTGGAATCTTCTTCACCATAGCTGTGTCTTGTGTACTGACAAAGGCCATCATGGTGATTATTGCTTTCAAAGCTACCAAACCAGGAAGTGCTTGGAGAAACCTGATTGGGATAAAGATGACAAACTGTATGGTTTTTTTGAGTTCATCTGTACAAGTCATCATTTGCATTTGTTGGTCAGTCCTCTCGCCACCATTTAATGAGTTGGACACACACTCATACCAGAACAAGATCATTGTTCAGTGTAATGAAGGTTCAATTATCAGTTTCTATTCTGTAGTGGGTTATATTGGGATTCTGGCAGTTGTCAGTTTTGTTACTGCTTTTCTAGTTAGGACATTGCCAGACAGTTTTAACGAGGCTAAGTGCATCACCTTCAGCATGCTGGTGgtctgcagtgtctggattgccatgatcccggCTTATCTGAGCACCAAAGGGAAATACATGGTGGCTGTGGAGATTTTTGCAATCCTGACCTCAAGTGCTGGTCTCCTAGTGTGTATATTTCTTCCAAAATGTTTCATAATTCTTTGCAGACCACATCTAAATGCAAAATCATACTTATTTCAAAAACACTAA